Below is a genomic region from Aurantimonas sp. HBX-1.
CGGTGCGCTGCACCTGCCGGCCATCGCGCATGAATGCGGCATCGAGTTCGACCTGTTCGACGTCGCCGAGATCTTCAAGAAGACCCCGTACATCGCGGACCTGAAGCCGGGCGGCAAATACGTCGCCAAGGACATGTTCGAGGCGGGCGGCATCCCGCTGCTGATGAAGACCATGCTCGAGCACGGCTATCTGCACGGCGACTGCATGACCGTGACCGGCCGCACCATCGCCGAGAACATGGAAAAGGTCGCCTGGAACCCGCACCAGGACGTCGTCCGCGAAGCCAACAACCCGATCACCGTGACCGGCGGCGTGGTCGGCCTGAAGGGCAACCTCGCCAGCGACGGCGCGATCGTGAAGGTCGCCGGCATGAAGAACCTGCGCTTCTCCGGCCCGGCCCGCTGCTTCGATTCGGAAGAGGCCTGCTACGAGGCCGTCTCCAAGCGCGACTACAAGGAAGGCGAGGTGCTGGTCATCCGCTATGAGGGACCGAAGGGCGGCCCCGGCATGCGCGAGATGCTGTCGACCACTGCGGCCCTCTACGGGCAGGGGATGGGCGACAAGGTCGCGCTGATCACCGACGGGCGCTTCTCCGGCGCAACGCGCGGCTTCTGCATCGGCCATGTCGGGCCGGAAGCCGCGGTCGGCGGTCCGATCGGCCTGCTGCGCGACGGCGACATCATCACCATCGATGCGGTCGAGGGCACGCTTGACGTTGAGCTCTCGGATGACGAATTGAAGCTGCGCGCCGACGCCTGGCAGCCGCGTGAGACGGACTACCAGTCGGGCGCCATCTGGAAATATGCCCAGCAGGTCGGGACGGCCCGCAAGGGTGCGGTGACGCACCCCGGCGCTGCCGCAGAAAAGCATTGCTATGCGGATCTCTAGAAGAATAGCTCTCTCGGCGTCGTTCGCCGGTGCGGTCCTGTTTTCGGCGGGTGGCGCTCTGGCGCTCGACCCGGCGGCCCGGGTGAATCCGGATGCGGGGACGCTGGAGCTGTTCTCCTTCGGCTTCAAGGCCTATCAGCGCGGCGAGAAGCTCGAGGCCTTCGAGGCGCTGCGCTATGCGGCGGACAAGGGCCATCCCGGCGCCCGCTGGAAGCTCGGCAA
It encodes:
- the ilvD gene encoding dihydroxy-acid dehydratase; this encodes MDAHTFDKKNLPSRHVTEGPSRAPHRSYLYAMGLTKEEIHQPLVGVASCWNEAAPCNISLMRQAQVVKKGVAAARGTPREFCTITVTDGIAMGHQGMKASLVSRDLIADSVELTMRGHAYDALVGLAGCDKSLPGMMMAMVRLNVPSVFIYGGSILPGNFRGQQVTVQDIFEAVGKHSVGDMNDADLDEIEQVACPSAGSCGAQFTANTMATVAEAIGLALPYSCGAPAPYEIRDKFCYASGEIVMELLARNIRPRDIVTRKALENAAAVVAATGGSTNGALHLPAIAHECGIEFDLFDVAEIFKKTPYIADLKPGGKYVAKDMFEAGGIPLLMKTMLEHGYLHGDCMTVTGRTIAENMEKVAWNPHQDVVREANNPITVTGGVVGLKGNLASDGAIVKVAGMKNLRFSGPARCFDSEEACYEAVSKRDYKEGEVLVIRYEGPKGGPGMREMLSTTAALYGQGMGDKVALITDGRFSGATRGFCIGHVGPEAAVGGPIGLLRDGDIITIDAVEGTLDVELSDDELKLRADAWQPRETDYQSGAIWKYAQQVGTARKGAVTHPGAAAEKHCYADL